Part of the Pseudodesulfovibrio hydrargyri genome is shown below.
TCTGGTATTTCTCGGCCAGCCGGAGCAGGGCCGAGCCCTTGTCGCGGATGCCGTGCAGCGCCTCCAGCCCGATCTTGTCGGCTCGCGCCTTGACCACCGGGTTGGCCTCGGTGGACAGGATGATCTGCCGGATGCCCAGCCGCTGGATAAGCCCCACGCCCAGCCCGTCGCTGCGGTTGGCCAGGACCGACTCGCGCCCGTCCTGGTCGGTCAGGACCATGTTGTCCGTCATCACCCCGTCAAAGTCGTAGACCACCAGCCGAATGCGCTTCGCGCCCGGCAGCCCGCGCCCGGACAGGGCCAGCATCTCGCCGTCCGGCCCCAGGTACAGCGGCGCGTCGCCCATCAGCTTCTCGGCCCGGCCCCCGCCGTTGTCCAATATGGCGTCCACGGCCCGGTCCACGTCCGGCACCTCGAGAGTGACGATCACGCACCCACCGGACGTGGTGCCCGGCCCTTCCACCAGGCGCAGCGACTGGCCGTACGGACCGACCAGCAAGCCGTCCCAGGCCAGGTCGAAACCCAGCGCCCGCTTGTAGAAACGCGCGGATTTGTCGATGTTCCGAACCAATATGGTGACAGGCGGAAATGTGGCCATCTCGACTCCTTGACTGCTCGGTTTGCCGTGTAACCTACCCTGCCCGGCCCCACCGCGCAACATTGGGAGGAAAGATGCCTCCGGCGGCTGGGGCGCGGACTGACGGCTTGTTTTGCGGGGGTTGGGATGGGTCCGGCTAGAATGGTGTCCCGAAGTGTTCGCGCCGGGCGTCCATGGGGTTCGGAGAGCCGCCGAAGACTCCTCTCTCACCCCTCCATGTCGAGCAGGACGATGTCGTTGCCATCCATGCGGATGTCGCCGTTGTCGGCCATTTTGCGCAGGGTGCGGGACAGCGCTTCGGGGGTGATGCCGATGATCTTGGCGAGTTCGCGTTGGGAGAGGTCGAGGGTGACGCGGCCGTTTTGGTGTCGGCTCTCAAAGTAGGCCATGAGCCGGGAGGGGACCTGTTTGAGGGACAGGGAGTCGATCATGTCCATGGCGTCCTTGAGCCGCCGGGACATGACCCGCATCATGGTCAGGAGGATGGAAGGGTCTTCGCGGACCAAGCGTTCGTATTCCCGGGGCGGGATGAACAGGATGCGGCTGTCTTCGAGCGCGCCGAGGTTGGCGGGCAGTTTGCCGTCC
Proteins encoded:
- a CDS encoding HAD hydrolase family protein translates to MATFPPVTILVRNIDKSARFYKRALGFDLAWDGLLVGPYGQSLRLVEGPGTTSGGCVIVTLEVPDVDRAVDAILDNGGGRAEKLMGDAPLYLGPDGEMLALSGRGLPGAKRIRLVVYDFDGVMTDNMVLTDQDGRESVLANRSDGLGVGLIQRLGIRQIILSTEANPVVKARADKIGLEALHGIRDKGSALLRLAEKYQISVGDILFIGNDINDATAMGLAGFKAAPADAHPSILAMADYVTDATGGHGVIREMADVLTAAFE
- a CDS encoding Crp/Fnr family transcriptional regulator; protein product: MQPIDLKNEISAFPIFERLDDAQLDRIASHAEVLRFPKKSMFFSEDNSSQGLHVLLTGQVKLFRLAEDGKEQTIFVFGPGEPFCLCSTFSDGKLPANLGALEDSRILFIPPREYERLVREDPSILLTMMRVMSRRLKDAMDMIDSLSLKQVPSRLMAYFESRHQNGRVTLDLSQRELAKIIGITPEALSRTLRKMADNGDIRMDGNDIVLLDMEG